The following coding sequences are from one Veillonella rodentium window:
- a CDS encoding DUF116 domain-containing protein has protein sequence METKSKQYETFPLYLVLSTLTCAILTGFLSFLMYLLWPGLLKLHSMAPLIICVILVLIICIIWFLCVSLIVASTGIVKLHPVILRLANRFIYGLFPLSLTLGKLRGITKDRLRQSMIDLINHLVTLDMYTVESERILLLTPHCLQESSCVHKITHDVNNCKQCGRCQVGDLLQIARDYGCRFIVVTGGTLARLKVEEARPKAIVAIACERDLASGMADVFPIPVIGVLNERPNGPCCNTKVDSERVRTVVEQLIGRNNHDIS, from the coding sequence TTGGAAACCAAATCTAAGCAATACGAAACATTTCCTTTGTATCTTGTACTATCCACTTTGACTTGTGCCATTTTGACCGGGTTTTTGAGCTTTCTCATGTATCTTTTATGGCCCGGACTTTTAAAATTACACTCTATGGCGCCTCTGATTATCTGTGTAATTCTGGTTCTAATTATTTGTATCATATGGTTTTTATGTGTTTCATTAATTGTGGCCTCTACGGGGATAGTTAAATTACATCCTGTTATTTTGCGCCTAGCAAACCGATTTATATATGGACTGTTTCCTTTATCATTGACCCTCGGTAAATTGAGAGGGATTACAAAGGATCGGTTACGTCAGTCGATGATCGATCTGATCAATCATTTGGTCACACTTGATATGTATACTGTTGAATCGGAACGGATTCTTTTATTGACGCCACATTGTCTACAGGAAAGTTCCTGCGTGCATAAGATAACTCATGATGTAAATAATTGTAAACAGTGCGGCCGATGTCAGGTGGGGGATCTATTACAAATAGCGAGGGACTACGGATGCCGATTTATCGTTGTTACCGGCGGGACGTTGGCGCGTCTGAAGGTGGAAGAGGCACGTCCAAAGGCGATTGTGGCCATTGCGTGTGAACGAGATTTAGCAAGCGGTATGGCTGATGTATTTCCGATTCCTGTAATCGGTGTATTAAATGAGCGCCCTAACGGGCCTTGCTGTAATACAAAGGTTGATTCCGAACGTGTTCGTACAGTAGTTGAACAATTGATTGGTAGGAATAATCATGATATTAGTTAA
- the def gene encoding peptide deformylase gives MAVLDVIKAGHPVLKQVAEPVDYVNKKLRALIDDMAETMYETQGVGLAAPQVAVSKRIIVVDDQVGSGLIALINPEIMHAEGTQVGPEGCLSVPGYFGDVERFERITVKGIDPYNKKVTIKAEGFLARIFQHEIDHLEGHLFIEKATNLRLISDHPEEKEIV, from the coding sequence ATGGCGGTATTAGATGTGATTAAGGCGGGTCATCCGGTACTGAAACAAGTGGCGGAGCCTGTTGACTATGTAAACAAAAAATTAAGAGCACTTATTGATGATATGGCGGAGACTATGTATGAAACTCAAGGGGTTGGCCTTGCAGCGCCACAGGTGGCCGTATCGAAACGCATTATCGTCGTTGATGATCAGGTAGGTAGCGGACTCATCGCTTTAATCAATCCTGAGATTATGCATGCTGAAGGTACACAGGTAGGACCGGAAGGGTGTCTAAGTGTTCCCGGTTATTTTGGCGATGTGGAGCGATTTGAAAGGATTACCGTGAAGGGGATTGATCCTTATAATAAAAAGGTCACAATTAAAGCCGAAGGATTTTTGGCGCGAATTTTTCAACATGAAATCGATCACTTAGAAGGACATTTATTTATTGAAAAAGCGACGAATTTACGATTAATATCGGATCATCCGGAGGAGAAAGAAATTGTCTAG
- the priA gene encoding replication restart helicase PriA, with protein sequence MRVAQIIINRPAKQLHKPLSYLMPKKFGTVLPGTRVLVPLGNSREEGILIGYTELTESPEFTLRNIVQILDSEPWFTPEMMDTARRLNEYYLCSYGDALRLFTVHKTLKSYEAPKEEWLVVTPDFSVDQFSGRKRKQRELAAYLLEVGGASKALLLAKGYSRMVIKQVSEAHGIVVESRFKATKTVFDELLTEEYKIPLSEAQQKAYESIQYAMDHHVYQPFLLHGVTGSGKTQIYLRATARCISQDKTAIILVPEIILTDQIVRRFVETFGDEVVVFHSKLTVQQRNNNWERLRRKDSHIIIGARSAIFAPAEDIGLIVVDEEHDTSYKQEDMVRYHARNVALWRGEAHGCPVILGSATPSVVSYHKAQNGTYRLLELPNRIFEQPMPSVSIVDMKEEMLHGNYSVFSDAMMHLIQRTLDEHNQMIILLNRRGYSTFVMCRDCGETIMCPHCDVAMVYHQAGEELRCHYCEHHEPIPAVCPKCKSKRIKFFGSGTQKVEEELRAHFQHARIARLDQDVTKHKQAAEDILHDFGNHKYDILLGTQMVSKGHDFKGVTAVGILTADSVLNIPVYSASERTFDLLTQTSGRAGRGDKTGHVVIQTYNPLNYAIIKSKTHDYVGFYHEEIQNREALGYPPFRQMIHMVVRHQDMNTLESVANCIVNDLERHKGNLDITINGPYETSIKKVRDMYRLAIMIRGTDLTDMKKYIYHSWIFTQEGLLIDVDPV encoded by the coding sequence ATGCGTGTTGCACAGATTATTATTAATCGACCGGCTAAACAACTACATAAACCGTTAAGCTATTTAATGCCGAAAAAATTCGGTACTGTTTTACCCGGTACACGTGTATTGGTTCCTCTTGGTAATAGTCGAGAGGAAGGAATCCTTATCGGGTATACCGAATTAACGGAGTCTCCCGAGTTTACATTGCGTAATATAGTGCAGATTTTAGATAGTGAACCGTGGTTTACACCGGAAATGATGGATACGGCAAGACGACTAAATGAATATTATCTTTGCTCCTATGGTGATGCATTACGTCTTTTTACGGTTCATAAAACGTTAAAGTCCTATGAAGCTCCGAAAGAGGAATGGCTTGTAGTCACTCCGGATTTTTCTGTTGATCAATTTAGCGGACGTAAAAGAAAACAACGTGAACTGGCTGCCTATTTGCTTGAGGTTGGGGGTGCTTCCAAGGCTTTATTATTGGCTAAAGGTTATTCCCGTATGGTTATCAAGCAGGTAAGCGAAGCTCATGGTATCGTTGTAGAATCCCGATTCAAAGCTACAAAAACGGTTTTCGATGAGTTATTGACGGAGGAATATAAAATTCCCTTATCAGAGGCGCAACAGAAGGCTTATGAGTCAATTCAATATGCTATGGATCATCATGTTTATCAGCCATTTTTACTTCATGGAGTTACGGGGAGCGGCAAGACACAGATTTATTTGCGAGCTACCGCTCGCTGCATCAGTCAGGATAAAACCGCTATCATTTTGGTGCCGGAAATTATTTTAACTGATCAGATTGTTCGTCGTTTTGTGGAAACCTTTGGGGATGAAGTCGTTGTTTTTCATAGTAAACTAACTGTGCAGCAGCGCAATAACAATTGGGAACGATTGCGTCGTAAAGATAGTCATATCATTATCGGCGCTCGGTCCGCAATATTTGCACCGGCCGAAGATATCGGTCTCATCGTTGTCGATGAAGAGCATGATACATCTTATAAGCAGGAAGATATGGTGCGTTATCATGCAAGAAATGTTGCATTATGGCGTGGTGAAGCACATGGATGTCCGGTGATTCTCGGGTCTGCAACACCTTCTGTAGTATCCTATCACAAGGCACAAAACGGTACATATCGGTTATTGGAGTTACCGAACCGTATTTTTGAACAACCGATGCCTTCCGTATCGATTGTGGATATGAAAGAAGAAATGTTGCACGGTAATTATTCTGTATTTTCCGATGCCATGATGCATCTTATTCAACGTACATTGGATGAGCATAATCAGATGATTATACTTTTGAATCGTCGCGGTTACAGCACATTTGTTATGTGTCGTGATTGTGGGGAGACGATTATGTGTCCTCACTGTGATGTGGCTATGGTATATCATCAGGCCGGTGAGGAGTTACGTTGTCATTATTGTGAACATCATGAACCGATTCCTGCTGTTTGTCCAAAATGTAAAAGTAAGCGTATCAAGTTTTTCGGATCCGGCACACAAAAGGTAGAGGAAGAACTGAGAGCCCACTTTCAACATGCCCGCATCGCAAGGCTGGATCAGGATGTAACGAAGCATAAGCAAGCAGCGGAGGATATACTTCACGATTTCGGTAATCATAAATATGATATTTTATTGGGTACTCAAATGGTATCTAAAGGGCATGATTTTAAGGGTGTAACTGCCGTTGGCATTTTGACGGCGGATTCAGTTTTAAATATACCCGTTTATTCCGCATCGGAGCGAACGTTTGATTTATTGACACAAACGTCAGGACGAGCTGGTCGTGGAGATAAAACTGGTCATGTCGTTATACAAACATATAATCCTTTAAATTATGCTATAATAAAGAGTAAGACTCATGATTATGTAGGCTTTTATCATGAAGAAATACAGAATCGTGAAGCCCTTGGTTATCCACCGTTCCGTCAAATGATTCATATGGTCGTACGTCATCAGGATATGAATACGCTGGAATCTGTTGCTAATTGCATAGTAAATGATTTGGAACGTCATAAGGGAAATCTGGATATAACAATTAACGGACCTTATGAAACAAGTATCAAAAAGGTTCGTGATATGTACCGTTTAGCGATTATGATTCGCGGTACTGATTTGACTGATATGAAGAAATATATATATCACTCGTGGATTTTTACGCAAGAAGGATTACTTATCGATGTAGATCCTGTGTAG
- the fmt gene encoding methionyl-tRNA formyltransferase, producing the protein MGTPDFSVPTLEALVRSDFSVVGVYCQPDKQKGRGKQVQMPPVKMAALAHDLPVYQPVTLRDETIQAQLEQLNPDMIVVIAYGKILPPWLIRLPQYGCINIHASVLPKYRGAAPIHYAVLNGDKETGVTIMHMDDGLDTGDIIDIVKTDILPGETTGELFDRIAQLGADTIVPVLHRWVNGEINAVPQNDEEATHTAKITKEMGLIDWNRSSVSIVNLIRGLNPAPGCYTFLGGKRLKIWRADSVEQILADDNNIVLNGKSVMIRSDCTPGTIVSHADGLIVATGDHGFIRLIDVQPENKKRISANDFVNGHQIKDGMVFGNQI; encoded by the coding sequence ATGGGAACACCGGATTTTTCCGTTCCCACATTAGAAGCGTTGGTGCGGTCTGACTTTTCTGTTGTAGGCGTATATTGTCAGCCTGATAAACAAAAAGGGCGGGGCAAACAGGTACAGATGCCGCCCGTAAAAATGGCTGCACTGGCTCATGATTTGCCTGTTTATCAACCTGTTACGTTGCGGGATGAGACGATTCAGGCCCAATTGGAACAGCTGAATCCGGATATGATCGTTGTCATCGCATATGGAAAGATTTTACCGCCATGGTTAATTCGACTTCCCCAATATGGATGCATCAATATTCATGCCTCTGTCTTACCGAAATATAGAGGGGCGGCACCGATTCATTATGCAGTTCTAAATGGTGATAAAGAAACCGGCGTTACCATCATGCATATGGATGATGGCCTTGATACGGGGGATATTATTGACATTGTTAAGACGGATATTCTGCCGGGGGAAACTACGGGTGAACTTTTTGACCGTATTGCACAACTTGGCGCAGATACGATTGTACCTGTTTTACATCGTTGGGTTAACGGTGAAATTAATGCTGTTCCTCAGAATGATGAAGAGGCAACACATACTGCGAAGATTACAAAGGAAATGGGGCTTATTGATTGGAATCGGTCGTCCGTATCCATTGTCAATTTGATTCGCGGTCTTAATCCGGCGCCCGGCTGTTATACATTCTTAGGGGGTAAGCGGTTAAAGATATGGCGTGCAGATTCTGTTGAACAGATTCTTGCTGATGATAATAACATTGTTCTCAACGGTAAATCGGTGATGATCCGATCCGATTGTACTCCGGGAACTATTGTTTCACATGCGGACGGATTGATTGTCGCTACCGGAGATCATGGCTTTATCCGTCTTATCGATGTTCAACCGGAGAACAAAAAACGGATCAGTGCAAATGATTTTGTAAATGGTCATCAAATAAAGGACGGGATGGTTTTTGGAAACCAAATCTAA
- the metK gene encoding methionine adenosyltransferase, translated as MAEKHMFFTSESVTEGHPDKIADQISDAVLDAIIEKDPAARVACETLVTTGLVHVVGEISTNVYVDIPRIVRDTIREIGYTRAKFGFDCDTCGVLVSIDEQSSDIAMGVDEALESKDGRGEVLDKIGAGDQGMMFGYASNETPEFMPMPISLAHRLSRRLTEVRKDGTLSYLRPDGKTQVTVEYVDGKPKRIDTIVISTQHSPEVTQEQIKNDLKRYVIDAALPVEFVDENTKFFINPTGRFVIGGPHGDAGLTGRKIIVDTYGGMARHGGGAFSGKDPSKVDRSAAYAARYVAKNVVAAGLSDKCEVQVAYAIGVAHPVSILVDTFGTAHIGEEKIQELIKKHFDLRPAGIIEMLDLLKPHYRKTAAYGHFGRTDVDLPWERTDKAQILRQEAGL; from the coding sequence ATGGCAGAAAAACATATGTTTTTTACTTCTGAATCAGTTACTGAAGGCCATCCAGATAAAATAGCTGACCAAATTTCCGATGCTGTTTTGGATGCGATTATTGAAAAGGATCCTGCTGCTCGTGTAGCTTGCGAGACTCTGGTTACGACCGGTCTTGTTCATGTGGTAGGTGAAATTTCTACTAATGTCTATGTAGACATTCCTCGCATCGTACGCGATACTATTCGTGAAATTGGTTATACTCGTGCGAAATTCGGATTTGACTGTGATACATGTGGTGTACTGGTGTCTATTGACGAACAATCTTCTGATATCGCTATGGGCGTTGATGAAGCGCTCGAATCTAAAGACGGTCGCGGTGAAGTATTGGATAAAATCGGCGCCGGTGATCAAGGCATGATGTTCGGTTATGCATCTAATGAAACGCCGGAATTTATGCCGATGCCGATATCTTTGGCGCATCGCTTATCCCGTCGTCTTACAGAAGTTCGTAAGGATGGTACCTTATCATATTTGCGCCCGGACGGAAAGACACAGGTAACCGTAGAATATGTTGACGGTAAACCGAAACGTATCGATACGATTGTTATTTCCACACAACATAGTCCGGAAGTAACGCAAGAACAAATTAAAAATGATCTTAAGCGTTATGTCATTGATGCTGCGTTACCTGTGGAATTCGTTGATGAGAATACCAAATTTTTTATCAATCCTACAGGCCGTTTTGTAATCGGCGGTCCTCATGGTGATGCAGGTCTTACAGGACGTAAAATTATCGTCGATACATATGGCGGTATGGCTCGTCATGGGGGTGGTGCTTTTTCCGGTAAAGATCCATCCAAGGTTGACCGCTCTGCTGCATATGCTGCCCGTTATGTAGCAAAGAACGTTGTAGCTGCAGGTTTGTCTGATAAATGTGAAGTTCAGGTGGCATACGCTATCGGCGTTGCTCATCCGGTATCCATTTTAGTTGATACATTTGGTACGGCACATATCGGAGAAGAAAAAATTCAGGAATTGATTAAGAAACATTTTGATTTACGCCCTGCGGGTATCATTGAAATGCTCGACTTATTGAAACCTCATTATCGTAAGACGGCTGCGTATGGTCATTTTGGCAGAACAGATGTTGATCTCCCTTGGGAACGTACAGATAAAGCTCAAATTTTAAGACAAGAAGCTGGCTTATAA
- a CDS encoding SulP family inorganic anion transporter, protein MFAIQRAYRQGGLARSQWSNNIIAGLVVGVVALPLAMAFAIASGVTPQAGIYTAIIAGIFVSLFGGSQVQIAGPTGAFIVLLSSIVVNYGFEGLQIATMMAGIMLILMSTAKLGTVIRFIPTPVIMGFTAGIGVTIWVGQWPYFFGFPSLPYMEHFHEKLWLMIQSLPYLDIPTLCIALLSLVLLLILPKIPYINKIPAPIVAMIVATVIQSYYQFPTVKTIGSAFGGIPQGLPEFSIPNLSLDKIFSLIGPAFTIAMLGAIESLLSAVVADGMSGTKHESNTELFGQGVANIVAPLFGGIASTGAIARTATNIRQGGTSPIAGIVHAIVLVAILLFLAPYAVYIPLASMAAILFVVAYNMSDVPRFIKMIILAPQADRIILILTFFLTIFTDLVVAVNVGVILAVLQFMRKMVRTIDVHEMSCEELSAQVKHEVTIHPEIMVYTVEGPLFFGAISAFERALNSIHKDPKFLIIRFGQVPFVDLTGLRILRGIIEELQKRGIEVLLSDVNYDIRHEMYKSDFLTILGRHHMYRQFESALHKAEHDLAVKIS, encoded by the coding sequence ATGTTTGCAATACAAAGGGCATATCGTCAAGGCGGGTTAGCAAGATCGCAGTGGAGTAATAATATTATTGCCGGACTGGTAGTCGGCGTTGTAGCGTTGCCGTTGGCGATGGCCTTTGCCATTGCCAGTGGTGTAACGCCGCAGGCAGGTATATATACAGCCATTATAGCAGGTATATTCGTGTCTCTTTTCGGAGGTTCACAAGTACAGATTGCGGGCCCTACGGGAGCGTTTATCGTTCTGCTCAGCAGTATTGTGGTAAACTACGGATTTGAAGGCTTGCAGATTGCCACCATGATGGCCGGTATTATGCTCATTCTTATGAGTACGGCTAAATTGGGTACTGTTATTCGTTTTATTCCAACCCCTGTGATTATGGGCTTTACAGCAGGTATCGGAGTGACCATTTGGGTTGGACAATGGCCTTATTTCTTTGGTTTTCCGTCATTACCGTATATGGAGCATTTTCACGAAAAATTATGGCTCATGATTCAATCATTGCCATATTTGGATATTCCCACTCTGTGTATTGCATTGCTTAGTCTTGTTCTATTGCTGATATTGCCTAAGATTCCATATATCAATAAAATACCTGCTCCTATAGTAGCTATGATTGTCGCTACAGTGATTCAGAGTTACTATCAATTCCCTACGGTAAAGACTATAGGTAGCGCTTTTGGAGGTATTCCTCAAGGTCTACCGGAATTTTCCATTCCAAATCTTTCATTGGATAAGATATTCTCGTTAATTGGCCCTGCTTTTACCATCGCCATGTTAGGTGCGATTGAATCTCTGTTATCTGCCGTTGTGGCCGACGGCATGAGCGGAACGAAGCATGAATCTAATACGGAATTATTCGGGCAAGGGGTAGCTAATATTGTAGCCCCTTTATTCGGAGGAATTGCGTCGACAGGGGCTATTGCAAGGACGGCGACCAATATTCGACAAGGTGGAACATCACCTATTGCGGGAATTGTTCATGCTATCGTATTGGTTGCTATTCTACTGTTTTTGGCTCCATATGCCGTGTATATCCCATTGGCATCGATGGCCGCGATTTTATTCGTCGTAGCTTACAACATGAGTGATGTACCGCGATTTATTAAAATGATTATATTGGCACCGCAAGCGGATCGAATCATATTGATATTAACATTCTTTTTGACGATCTTTACGGATTTAGTCGTAGCCGTTAATGTGGGGGTTATATTGGCGGTATTGCAATTCATGAGAAAAATGGTGAGAACCATTGATGTTCATGAGATGAGTTGTGAGGAACTGTCGGCACAAGTTAAACATGAGGTTACCATTCACCCAGAAATTATGGTATATACCGTTGAAGGTCCCTTATTTTTTGGCGCTATCAGCGCTTTTGAAAGGGCTCTTAATTCCATACATAAAGATCCTAAATTTTTAATTATCCGATTTGGACAAGTTCCATTTGTAGATTTAACCGGTCTTCGTATCTTGCGAGGTATTATCGAAGAATTACAGAAAAGAGGTATAGAGGTTTTGCTGAGTGATGTCAATTATGATATACGTCACGAAATGTATAAATCTGATTTCTTAACGATTTTAGGCCGACATCATATGTATCGCCAGTTTGAAAGTGCTTTACATAAAGCGGAACATGATTTGGCCGTTAAAATATCTTGA
- the rlmN gene encoding 23S rRNA (adenine(2503)-C(2))-methyltransferase RlmN encodes MIELLGKSLEELQIIFKNHNIQKFRAKQLLDYIYHRYVFDFQEMTQFPKDLRQWLTDNCVISIPALITESIAPDGKTRKILLEMNDHSRVEAVLMEQHYGYSVCVSSQVGCAMGCVFCASTQGGLYRDLTVAEIVGQVVIFGQIIKQPIHSVVVMGAGEPLQNYDNVLNALKLLHDPTICNISYRKMTISTCGWVPNIYKLADEGLPITLALSLHATTDDIRRSIMPVGAHYNLTQVLDAVKYYYDTTQRRITFEYILIDSVNASLDEAHVLGQICKDFPNCHVNLIPVNGNEHIDLYKPSMINMNRFKDIVASYGISVTVRKEMGDAIQAACGQLKAAHGREKETYE; translated from the coding sequence ATGATAGAATTACTGGGTAAGTCTTTAGAAGAGTTACAAATTATTTTCAAGAATCATAATATACAAAAATTTCGAGCAAAACAGTTACTTGATTATATATATCACAGGTATGTTTTTGACTTTCAGGAAATGACACAGTTTCCAAAAGATTTACGGCAGTGGTTAACGGATAATTGTGTTATATCTATACCTGCATTAATTACAGAATCGATTGCACCTGACGGCAAGACCCGTAAAATCTTACTGGAAATGAATGACCACAGTAGGGTTGAAGCGGTGTTGATGGAGCAGCATTACGGCTATTCCGTATGTGTTTCTTCCCAAGTGGGGTGTGCGATGGGGTGTGTGTTCTGTGCTTCTACGCAGGGCGGTTTATATCGTGATTTAACGGTAGCGGAAATCGTGGGTCAAGTTGTTATCTTTGGACAAATCATAAAGCAGCCGATTCACTCTGTTGTTGTAATGGGGGCCGGCGAGCCGCTTCAAAATTATGATAATGTATTGAATGCTCTTAAGTTATTACATGATCCTACGATCTGTAATATCAGTTATCGTAAGATGACCATTTCTACTTGTGGTTGGGTTCCTAATATATATAAGCTCGCTGATGAAGGTTTACCGATTACGCTCGCATTGTCATTGCATGCGACAACTGATGATATTCGACGTAGTATAATGCCTGTAGGAGCTCATTATAATTTGACTCAGGTGTTGGATGCGGTAAAATATTATTATGATACGACTCAGCGTCGTATTACCTTTGAATATATTTTGATTGATTCCGTGAATGCCTCCCTTGATGAGGCTCATGTATTGGGACAAATCTGTAAGGATTTTCCGAATTGCCATGTTAATTTGATTCCTGTTAATGGCAATGAACATATTGATTTATATAAACCATCTATGATTAATATGAATAGATTTAAAGATATCGTCGCATCTTACGGTATATCTGTCACTGTACGTAAAGAAATGGGCGATGCAATCCAAGCCGCATGTGGACAGCTGAAAGCTGCTCACGGACGGGAAAAGGAGACTTATGAATAA
- a CDS encoding Stp1/IreP family PP2C-type Ser/Thr phosphatase — MNNFVGLSKIGLVRQRNEDRFFIDGPICAVTDGMGGYSGGEIASTYAVDEIRDYLSAIEHVEQKDLCDAVLHANQRIVDHVAHEERLAGMGTTVVVTAIDEDKLYWASVGDSRLYIFRDGVLRQITTDHSMVQELLDSGDITKDEMLTHPQRNLLTRAVGVDENLEVDSGVETVQTGDRILLCTDGLSGYVTDEDIASTLHAIDDNMQAIESLMTAVYDVGAGDNVTIVVGTI; from the coding sequence ATGAATAATTTTGTTGGTTTAAGTAAAATTGGTCTTGTACGGCAGCGTAATGAGGATCGCTTTTTTATAGACGGTCCTATTTGTGCTGTTACTGATGGTATGGGCGGCTATAGCGGCGGTGAAATTGCCAGCACGTATGCCGTAGATGAAATACGAGACTACTTATCCGCTATAGAGCATGTTGAACAGAAGGACTTATGTGATGCTGTCCTTCATGCAAATCAGCGGATTGTCGATCACGTAGCTCATGAAGAACGTCTGGCTGGAATGGGAACTACCGTAGTGGTAACCGCCATTGATGAAGATAAATTATATTGGGCCAGTGTTGGAGATAGCCGTCTTTATATTTTTAGAGACGGCGTATTGAGACAAATTACTACGGATCATTCTATGGTACAAGAATTACTGGATTCCGGAGACATTACGAAAGATGAAATGCTTACACATCCTCAAAGAAATTTATTGACCCGTGCCGTCGGTGTCGATGAAAATCTCGAGGTTGACAGTGGTGTTGAGACTGTACAAACCGGTGACCGTATCTTGTTGTGTACCGATGGATTAAGCGGATATGTAACGGATGAAGATATTGCATCCACTCTGCATGCTATTGATGATAATATGCAAGCTATCGAATCTTTAATGACGGCTGTATATGATGTCGGTGCCGGAGATAATGTAACTATTGTGGTTGGTACAATCTAG
- the rsmB gene encoding 16S rRNA (cytosine(967)-C(5))-methyltransferase RsmB has translation MILVKNKQQPNIRLLAVEALSDINRNGAYANIKLQEYLRTYHLEDLDRRFFTELVYGVIRRRNYLDAVIVHFTNRPIKKLSSMVVEILRLGIYQILYMDKVPESAAVNESVKLAKKLTRGLSGFVNAVMRSVLRERDSISIGELATSEAEEISFIYNQPLWLVELWLNEMGKDKTIDLCSWFNEQSRLTARINTIKVSVDECLQELRALGWTVDQDEYIPECIYIDGHQGRLEKARPVLDGHITFMDKASMLVAHVVNPQPGERILDCCAAPGGKSMHMASLMENTGAIMSCDIYEHKLQLMRSNAERLGVSIISMKLQDGRTLPDSWINQFDRVLVDAPCSGLGILQKKLDMRWRKSKELLCELPTLQLEILERASKMVKLGGYLIYSTCTLNHGENGDVLEKFLEHHKDFVIEPVELKGLPSSKDGMITTYPPRDDMDGFFMARMKRLS, from the coding sequence ATGATATTAGTTAAGAATAAGCAACAACCGAATATACGTTTATTGGCTGTGGAAGCATTGTCTGACATCAATCGCAACGGTGCCTATGCGAATATAAAGCTGCAGGAATATTTGCGAACTTATCATTTAGAGGATTTGGATCGCCGATTCTTCACTGAACTCGTTTATGGGGTTATTCGCAGAAGAAATTATTTAGATGCCGTTATTGTTCATTTCACTAACAGGCCTATAAAAAAATTATCATCCATGGTCGTTGAGATCTTGCGCCTCGGTATTTATCAAATATTATATATGGACAAGGTTCCTGAAAGTGCGGCAGTGAATGAATCTGTTAAATTAGCAAAAAAATTAACGCGAGGTTTATCAGGCTTCGTCAATGCCGTCATGAGGTCCGTATTGCGTGAAAGGGATAGTATCTCCATCGGTGAATTGGCTACATCTGAAGCGGAAGAAATATCATTTATCTATAACCAACCTCTATGGCTTGTGGAATTGTGGTTAAACGAAATGGGAAAAGATAAAACTATAGATCTTTGTTCCTGGTTTAATGAACAATCTCGTTTAACAGCTCGTATAAATACGATTAAGGTGAGTGTTGATGAATGCTTACAGGAGTTGCGCGCATTAGGTTGGACCGTTGACCAGGATGAATATATTCCCGAATGTATTTATATCGATGGACATCAAGGCCGTTTGGAAAAGGCACGTCCTGTTTTGGACGGTCATATCACGTTTATGGATAAAGCATCCATGCTTGTAGCCCATGTAGTTAATCCTCAACCGGGTGAACGTATTCTGGACTGTTGTGCTGCACCCGGTGGCAAGTCAATGCATATGGCAAGCTTAATGGAAAATACAGGCGCTATCATGAGTTGTGATATATATGAACATAAATTACAATTAATGCGGTCCAATGCCGAACGGCTCGGTGTTTCCATTATCTCCATGAAATTACAGGACGGACGGACCTTGCCTGATTCGTGGATTAATCAATTTGATCGTGTCCTGGTGGATGCACCATGTTCAGGATTAGGGATTTTACAAAAAAAACTTGATATGCGTTGGCGTAAGTCGAAAGAGTTACTATGTGAACTGCCGACGTTACAATTGGAAATTCTGGAGCGCGCATCCAAAATGGTGAAGCTAGGGGGCTATCTCATATATTCAACTTGTACTTTAAATCACGGTGAAAACGGGGATGTATTAGAAAAGTTTCTGGAACACCATAAAGACTTTGTTATTGAACCTGTAGAATTGAAAGGACTACCTTCATCTAAGGATGGTATGATTACAACCTATCCTCCTCGGGATGATATGGATGGATTCTTTATGGCTCGTATGAAGCGCCTATCATAA